One bacterium genomic window, GAGGGCCCGCCGGAAGGCTTTCCACGAGTCCTCTTCGCGGTAGAGCTCCTGGGTGAAGGGGAGCACGGTCCGGCCCATCGTCAGGATCCTCCCCGGGCTAGTGCAGCGTCTCGCAAATACCCTGGCATTCGAGCGCCGCTGCATCCGCTCCAGCTTCGTTGCCCAAGTTCGCCGTACTCTCCCGGTACGCCTTCACTTGCGCGCCTTGCTGGCGCGGCGCATCGACGCTCTCGATGCTTCAGGCTATTTGCGAGACGCTGCACTACCGCGCTTCCGCACGGCGCAGCTCCCACGTCCAGCCCTCTTCCCTCCGCTGCAGGAGAAGGACGGGTTCCGCCGTCCGGAGGAGGTGCCGGAAGAACCCGGACCGGTCGGCGGGGGCGGGTCCCACGGAACGGTAGCTCCTTGCCGGGGGTTCCCCCCGGCCGACGAGGACGATCCGCGTTCCGGAGAGGGCGATCCGCCGGAGCGCGGAGAGGCAGTTCCGGAAGACCCGGCACGCCTCCGCGTACGGCACGTCGGCGTCGGAGAACGATTCCGGGAGACCCATGACCAGGGCGAGCCGGGCGTCGAACCGGGAGAGCGCTCCCGGCAGGCGCCGGGAGAGGAGCGCCTCCATCTGGTGACAGGTGAACGCCCGGGAGACGCGGATCCGGGAGAGGGCTTCCCTGCCGTCGCCCCCGAGGGCCCGGGCCGCCTTGCCGATCTCGTACGGATCGAAGCGGTTTCCCCCGTCGACGGCCACGACGGTTTCTCCGCGGAGGAGGGGGGCGGCCAGGGTCCGGAGCACCAGTCCCGTGGCCCCGTCCCCGAAGATCCCGGCCATCTTCCCGGGGGGAGGGGAGAGGCAGAGGGACGACGCGCGATCGATGCCGAGGGAATGCACTAGAATTTCCGGTAGACGCCGATGACTTTCCCGGCGATGCGGAAGGAAGAGGAGCCGGCGGGAACGACGATCGGAGGGTATGCCGGGTTGGCCGCTTCCAGCCGGAGTTTCCCTTTCCGCAGGCGCAGCCGCTTGACCGTGGCCTCCCCGTCGATCACGGCCACGACGATCTCGCCGTCCTCCGCGTCTCGCTGCGCCCGGACGAGGACGTAGTCCCCGTCGCAGATGTGGGCTCCCGTCATGCTGTCCCCCTTGACGCGCAGGGAGAAGATCTCCCCCTCTCCCAGCAGCGCGGGATCGAGAAAGAGCTCCCCCTCGACCTCTTCGACCGCCTCCAGGGGGGGGCCGGCGGGGACCCTGCCCAGGACGGGCACGCGCACGGGCGAGCGGGGCAGGGCCTCCCCGACGAGCTCGATCCTCCGCGGGGAGTGGGGCCGGCGCCGGAGGTACCCTTTCCGCTCCAGGAGGTCGAGGTAGTAGAAGCCGTTTTTTTCGGCGATCCCGAAATTCCCCGCGATCTCCTTCGCCGTGGGGGCGAACCGGTGACGCGCGATGAACTCCTGGATGAACACCAGGACCTTTTGCTGCGCGGTGGTGAGGCGGGTAGCCATGCATGTATGCTAGCATACATGGTCCGGGAAAGGGAAGGCGGATCGGGCGAGGCGGGGAAAGCTCTCTTCGGCTACGGAAGGGGGGCGATGCACCCCTTGTCGTCGGCGGAAGGGGCGTTGACCCGGGGACTTACCGGAAAGGCGAGCATCTCTTCCGGCGGGAACGGAACGAGAAGGGGAGCCAGCGAATCCGGGTCCCGGAGCGAGGGGTCGAGCCACCGGTCGTACTCCATCGCGGGAAGGATCACCGGCATCCGGTCGTGGATCGGGGCCAGGACGGCGTTCGCGGCGGTCGTCAGGATGGTGCACGACTCGATGACCTCCTTGTCCGGGCTCTCCCACCGGTCCCACAATCCGGCGAAGGCGAAGAGCCGCCCGTCGCGCATCCGGACGAAGTACGGCTGTTTCCCGCGCTCCCGCCGCTGCCACTCATAGAATCCGTCGGCGGGGATCAGGCAGCGATGTCGTTTGAACGCATTGCGGAAGGACGGTTTTTCCCGGGCGG contains:
- the lexA gene encoding transcriptional repressor LexA, translating into MATRLTTAQQKVLVFIQEFIARHRFAPTAKEIAGNFGIAEKNGFYYLDLLERKGYLRRRPHSPRRIELVGEALPRSPVRVPVLGRVPAGPPLEAVEEVEGELFLDPALLGEGEIFSLRVKGDSMTGAHICDGDYVLVRAQRDAEDGEIVVAVIDGEATVKRLRLRKGKLRLEAANPAYPPIVVPAGSSSFRIAGKVIGVYRKF
- a CDS encoding SOS response-associated peptidase, with translation MCGRFTLFEPDRILSREFGVSGFPTLSPRYNIAPSQPVAAVRAAPAGAGREVALLRWGLIPSWSKDPAIGNRLINARAETAREKPSFRNAFKRHRCLIPADGFYEWQRRERGKQPYFVRMRDGRLFAFAGLWDRWESPDKEVIESCTILTTAANAVLAPIHDRMPVILPAMEYDRWLDPSLRDPDSLAPLLVPFPPEEMLAFPVSPRVNAPSADDKGCIAPLP